In one Streptomyces venezuelae genomic region, the following are encoded:
- the trxA gene encoding thioredoxin produces the protein MSTVELTKENFDQTVTDNGFVLIDFWAEWCGPCKQFAPVYEKAAEANPDLVFAKVDTEAQPELAQAFNIQSIPTLMIVRDQVAVFSQPGALPEAALTDVIGQARNLDMDEVRRQVAEEQAKQQGQQQ, from the coding sequence ATGAGCACTGTGGAGCTCACCAAGGAGAACTTCGACCAGACGGTCACGGACAACGGATTCGTCCTGATCGACTTCTGGGCGGAGTGGTGCGGGCCCTGCAAGCAGTTCGCCCCCGTCTACGAGAAGGCGGCCGAGGCCAATCCCGACCTGGTCTTCGCCAAGGTCGACACGGAGGCCCAGCCCGAGCTGGCCCAGGCCTTCAACATCCAGTCCATCCCGACGCTGATGATCGTCCGCGACCAGGTGGCGGTGTTCTCCCAGCCGGGCGCGCTGCCGGAGGCCGCGCTCACGGACGTCATCGGGCAGGCCAGGAACCTGGACATGGACGAGGTCCGCCGTCAGGTCGCCGAGGAGCAGGCCAAGCAGCAGGGCCAGCAGCAGTAG
- a CDS encoding TIGR02452 family protein, whose translation MSARLRGQAQETERIVAAGAYVTRDGRETVIADEVAAARAGTRMFGPDPVEAPPRERVEHTRFEVTGESSLEAARRLTAGQPPQPDGSPLAVLNFSSARNPGGGYLNGAQAQEEALCRASALYTCLLEVPEFYAHHRADRDPFYSDRVTHSPGVPVFRDDRGGLLDEMYTVGFLTSAAPNAGVIRRQAPERAVHIGQALAARAERVLETAVACGYRRLVLGAWGCGVFMNDPAQVEGAFRALLGEGGRFAGQFTHVVFGVLDRTKGAVTRGAFETAFAHERGAGPLSASRNAP comes from the coding sequence ATGAGCGCCCGGCTGCGCGGACAGGCGCAGGAGACGGAGCGGATCGTCGCGGCGGGGGCGTACGTGACGCGGGACGGCCGCGAGACGGTGATCGCCGACGAGGTGGCCGCGGCACGCGCCGGCACGCGCATGTTCGGTCCTGACCCGGTGGAGGCGCCGCCCCGCGAGCGCGTGGAGCACACGCGCTTCGAGGTCACCGGCGAGAGCAGCCTGGAGGCGGCCCGCAGACTGACGGCCGGGCAGCCCCCGCAGCCGGACGGCTCCCCACTCGCGGTGCTGAACTTCTCCTCGGCGCGCAACCCCGGCGGGGGCTATCTGAACGGCGCGCAGGCACAGGAGGAGGCGCTGTGCCGTGCCTCCGCGCTGTACACCTGCCTGCTCGAAGTCCCCGAGTTCTACGCCCACCACCGAGCCGACCGGGACCCCTTCTACAGCGACCGCGTCACCCACTCACCGGGCGTACCCGTCTTCCGCGACGACCGGGGCGGCCTCCTCGACGAGATGTACACCGTCGGTTTCCTCACCTCCGCGGCACCCAACGCCGGGGTGATCCGACGCCAGGCACCGGAGCGTGCCGTCCACATCGGGCAGGCGCTGGCCGCGCGCGCCGAACGCGTCCTGGAGACGGCGGTCGCGTGCGGCTACCGTCGCCTGGTGCTCGGCGCCTGGGGCTGCGGCGTGTTCATGAACGACCCGGCGCAGGTGGAAGGCGCCTTCCGGGCACTGCTCGGCGAAGGCGGCCGGTTCGCCGGGCAGTTCACGCACGTCGTGTTCGGGGTGCTCGACCGGACGAAGGGCGCGGTGACGCGCGGCGCGTTCGAGACGGCGTTCGCGCACGAGCGGGGCGCGGGCCCGCTCAGCGCCAGCCGTAACGCTCCTTGA
- a CDS encoding type II toxin-antitoxin system PemK/MazF family toxin, producing the protein MTAFTDDPHLSATPGRSGATATTEVEPREVGRVRTEYAPDRDGDPDPGEIVWTWVPYEENDGRGKDRPVLVVAREASGTLLAVPLSSKRHNGREWVPIGSGPWDREGRDSWVDVDRVLRVHERGMRREACALDRMRFNLVVLRLKERYGWR; encoded by the coding sequence GTGACTGCCTTCACCGATGACCCGCACCTGTCCGCGACGCCCGGCCGCTCGGGCGCCACCGCGACCACCGAGGTGGAACCGCGCGAAGTGGGCCGGGTCCGCACGGAGTACGCGCCCGACCGCGACGGCGACCCCGACCCGGGGGAGATCGTCTGGACGTGGGTGCCCTACGAGGAGAACGACGGCCGCGGCAAGGACCGCCCGGTGCTCGTGGTCGCCCGCGAGGCCTCGGGGACGCTGCTCGCCGTGCCGCTGTCGAGCAAGCGTCACAACGGCAGGGAGTGGGTGCCGATCGGGAGCGGTCCGTGGGACCGGGAGGGGCGCGACTCCTGGGTGGACGTGGACCGGGTGCTGCGGGTGCACGAGCGCGGGATGCGGCGCGAGGCGTGCGCGCTGGACCGCATGCGCTTCAACCTCGTCGTGCTGCGTCTCAAGGAGCGTTACGGCTGGCGCTGA
- a CDS encoding amidase, with amino-acid sequence MTADRAEGLTRTARALADGEVTSRALTERTLARIEAAQPVLNAFKLVRAEAALAEADAADRRLADGGAGPGRPLLGVPLAVKDDMDVTGEPTAFGCRGDFPPKTADSEAVRRLRAAGAVIVGKTNTCELGQWPFTEGPGFGDTRNPWHTGHTPGGSSGGSAAAVAAGLVPAALGSDGAGSVRIPAAWTHLVGIKPQRGRISTWPWPEAFQGITVNGPLARTVADAALLLDAASGNHAGDLHRPPAVRAAEAATRDPGRLRIALSLRMPFTATPKRLHPVVRDRVVALAERLAALGHDVAAADPRYGQVGLAFVPRATAGIAEWTRQVPDASLLDRRTREAARMGRVLGGAPLRLARRAEAVLHRRVGAIFSTYDVVLAPTTAAPPPRIGTFAALSGWQTDRTMIAACPYAWPWNVLGWPGVNVPAGHTPGGLPVGAQLLGPAGSEPLLVSLAAQLEADRRWHEQWPAPLP; translated from the coding sequence ATGACTGCCGACCGTGCCGAAGGCCTGACGCGCACCGCCCGCGCGCTGGCCGACGGAGAGGTGACCTCGCGTGCGCTGACCGAGCGGACGCTGGCCAGGATCGAGGCCGCGCAGCCCGTCCTGAACGCCTTCAAGCTGGTGCGGGCGGAGGCGGCGCTGGCCGAGGCGGACGCCGCCGACCGGCGGCTCGCCGACGGCGGAGCAGGTCCCGGGCGGCCGCTGCTCGGGGTGCCGCTGGCGGTGAAGGACGACATGGACGTGACGGGTGAGCCGACCGCGTTCGGATGCAGGGGCGACTTTCCGCCGAAGACGGCGGACTCGGAAGCCGTGCGCCGGCTCCGGGCGGCCGGGGCCGTGATCGTCGGCAAGACCAACACGTGCGAGCTGGGGCAGTGGCCGTTCACGGAGGGGCCCGGCTTCGGCGACACACGCAACCCGTGGCACACCGGGCACACGCCGGGCGGGTCCTCGGGCGGTTCGGCGGCCGCCGTCGCGGCCGGGCTCGTTCCCGCGGCGCTGGGCTCGGACGGCGCGGGCTCGGTGCGGATCCCGGCCGCCTGGACCCACCTCGTGGGGATCAAGCCGCAGCGCGGGCGGATATCGACCTGGCCGTGGCCGGAGGCGTTCCAGGGCATCACCGTGAACGGTCCGCTCGCGAGGACGGTCGCGGACGCGGCACTGCTCCTCGACGCGGCGAGCGGCAACCACGCGGGCGATCTCCACCGGCCGCCCGCCGTACGGGCGGCCGAGGCAGCGACCCGCGATCCGGGGCGGCTGCGGATCGCGCTCTCGCTGCGGATGCCGTTCACGGCGACGCCCAAGCGGCTGCATCCCGTGGTGCGCGACCGGGTGGTCGCCCTCGCCGAGCGGCTCGCCGCGCTGGGCCACGACGTCGCGGCGGCCGACCCGCGCTACGGCCAGGTCGGCCTGGCGTTCGTGCCGCGTGCCACGGCGGGCATCGCCGAGTGGACCCGGCAGGTGCCCGACGCCTCCCTCCTGGACCGGCGGACGCGCGAAGCGGCCCGTATGGGGCGGGTGTTGGGGGGTGCGCCGCTGCGGCTCGCCCGCCGCGCGGAGGCGGTCCTGCACCGCCGGGTCGGCGCGATCTTCTCGACGTACGACGTGGTGCTCGCCCCGACGACGGCCGCGCCGCCGCCGCGCATCGGCACGTTCGCAGCGCTGAGCGGCTGGCAGACCGACCGGACCATGATTGCCGCCTGTCCCTACGCGTGGCCGTGGAACGTTCTCGGCTGGCCGGGCGTCAACGTGCCCGCGGGGCACACCCCGGGCGGGCTGCCCGTCGGCGCCCAGTTGCTCGGGCCCGCCGGGAGCGAACCGCTTCTGGTCTCCCTGGCGGCGCAGTTGGAGGCGGACCGGCGCTGGCACGAGCAGTGGCCCGCGCCTCTGCCGTGA
- a CDS encoding LacI family DNA-binding transcriptional regulator, whose product MVQIPKQPQPAQPSVPTSADVARLAGVSRATVSYVLNNTSAVRISEPTRRRVHEAAKELGYVPHAAARSLRAGHSRMVLMPTPEIPMGPLFSQFFNELQWALSRFDYTVVQYASLGLTGEDAARAWAELRPVAVLAPDASALNPRGVTVLKRSGAKAVFTLGPHRVEGAHALLMDGRRVGEAAALHFLARGRRTIGVVVPEEEGLEPFWEPRLEGIRQTVERARTAGASVTELPLAYDEASAARLAARCRARGIDAVFAYNDEYAMLLMRALQDEGIDIPEDTAVLGSDDLMLGRLLRPRLSTVRIELPSGRGLAELVDRVVRDPGAEPEVHDVLGADVVHRESS is encoded by the coding sequence ATGGTGCAGATACCGAAGCAGCCGCAGCCCGCACAGCCCTCCGTGCCGACGAGCGCCGACGTCGCCCGCCTGGCGGGGGTCTCCCGCGCGACCGTCTCGTACGTCCTCAACAACACCAGCGCCGTCCGGATCAGCGAGCCCACCCGCCGTCGCGTCCACGAAGCGGCCAAGGAACTCGGCTACGTCCCGCACGCCGCCGCCCGCAGCCTCCGCGCCGGACACAGCCGCATGGTGCTCATGCCGACGCCGGAGATCCCGATGGGCCCGCTCTTCAGCCAGTTCTTCAACGAGCTGCAATGGGCGCTCAGCAGGTTCGACTACACCGTCGTCCAGTACGCCAGCCTCGGCCTGACCGGCGAGGACGCGGCCCGCGCCTGGGCCGAACTGCGCCCCGTCGCCGTCCTCGCACCCGACGCCTCCGCGCTCAACCCGCGCGGTGTGACGGTACTGAAGCGGTCCGGCGCCAAGGCCGTCTTCACGCTCGGCCCGCACCGCGTCGAGGGCGCACACGCGCTGCTCATGGACGGCCGCAGGGTCGGCGAGGCGGCGGCCCTGCACTTCCTGGCCCGCGGCCGACGCACCATCGGCGTCGTCGTGCCCGAGGAAGAGGGCCTGGAGCCGTTCTGGGAGCCCCGCCTCGAAGGGATCCGCCAGACGGTCGAGCGGGCGCGCACCGCGGGCGCCTCGGTCACCGAGCTGCCCCTCGCCTACGACGAGGCGTCCGCCGCCCGGCTCGCCGCGCGCTGCCGCGCCCGGGGAATCGACGCCGTCTTCGCCTACAACGACGAGTACGCGATGCTCCTGATGCGCGCGTTGCAGGACGAGGGCATCGACATACCCGAGGACACCGCCGTGCTCGGCTCGGACGACCTGATGCTCGGCAGGCTGCTACGCCCCCGCCTCAGCACGGTCCGCATAGAGCTGCCGTCGGGCCGCGGCCTGGCCGAACTGGTCGACCGCGTGGTCCGCGACCCGGGTGCGGAACCCGAGGTGCACGACGTCCTCGGAGCGGACGTCGTGCACCGCGAGTCCAGCTAG
- a CDS encoding dihydrolipoyl dehydrogenase family protein, whose translation MTDAITYDVVVIGAGPVGENVADRARAAGLSAAIVESELVGGECSYWACMPSKALLRPVIARADARRVPGLRDAVQGALDTSAVLAHRDDYTSHWKDDGQVGWLEGVGVDLYRGHGRLTGTREVTVTGTDGTAHTLRARHAVAVCTGTRAALPDLPGLADVKPWTSREATSADHAPGRLLVIGGGVVAVEMATAWQALGSQVTVLVRGGGLLPRMEPFAGELVQEALTEAGAEVRSGVSVTAVRREDGVVTATLDDGSTLQADEILFATGRAPRTDDIGLETVGLEPGSYLKVDDSLRVEGSDWLYAVGDANRRALLTHQGKYQARIAGAAIAARAQGVPLLETDRWGAHSATADHAAVPQVVFTDPEAASAGLTLAEAEAAGHRVRAVDYDMSGVAGAGLYADGYRGRARMIVDLDREILLGVTFVGPGVGELIHSATMAIAGEIPLSRLWHAVPAYPTISEVWLRLLETYRG comes from the coding sequence ATGACGGATGCCATCACGTACGACGTTGTAGTCATCGGAGCCGGCCCTGTGGGGGAGAACGTGGCGGACCGGGCCCGCGCCGCGGGACTCAGTGCCGCGATCGTCGAGAGCGAGCTCGTGGGGGGTGAGTGCTCCTACTGGGCCTGCATGCCCAGCAAGGCCCTGCTGCGCCCCGTCATCGCCCGGGCAGACGCCCGCCGCGTCCCCGGCCTGCGCGATGCCGTGCAGGGCGCACTGGACACGTCCGCGGTCCTCGCGCACCGCGACGACTACACCTCGCACTGGAAGGACGACGGCCAGGTCGGCTGGCTCGAAGGGGTCGGCGTCGACCTGTACCGGGGCCACGGCCGCCTCACGGGCACCCGCGAGGTCACGGTCACCGGCACGGACGGCACCGCGCACACGCTCCGGGCCCGCCACGCCGTGGCCGTCTGCACCGGCACCCGCGCGGCCCTGCCCGACCTGCCCGGCCTCGCCGACGTCAAGCCGTGGACCAGCCGTGAGGCCACCAGCGCCGATCATGCGCCCGGCCGCCTCCTGGTGATCGGCGGCGGCGTCGTCGCCGTCGAGATGGCGACCGCGTGGCAGGCCCTCGGCTCGCAGGTCACGGTTCTCGTGCGCGGAGGGGGCCTGCTGCCCCGCATGGAGCCCTTCGCCGGGGAACTGGTGCAGGAGGCCCTCACCGAGGCGGGCGCCGAGGTCCGCTCGGGCGTCTCGGTCACCGCGGTGCGGCGCGAGGACGGCGTGGTGACGGCGACCCTGGACGACGGCTCCACCCTCCAGGCCGACGAGATCCTGTTCGCCACCGGCCGCGCCCCGCGCACCGACGACATCGGCCTGGAGACGGTCGGCCTTGAGCCGGGCTCCTACCTCAAGGTCGACGACAGCCTCCGCGTCGAGGGCAGCGACTGGCTCTACGCGGTCGGCGACGCCAACCGCCGCGCGCTCCTCACCCACCAGGGCAAGTACCAGGCCCGCATCGCGGGCGCCGCCATCGCCGCCCGCGCCCAGGGCGTCCCGCTCCTGGAGACCGACCGCTGGGGCGCCCACTCCGCCACCGCCGACCACGCCGCCGTCCCGCAGGTCGTCTTCACCGACCCCGAGGCGGCCTCCGCGGGCCTGACCCTCGCGGAGGCGGAAGCGGCGGGCCACCGCGTCCGCGCCGTCGACTACGACATGTCCGGAGTGGCGGGAGCGGGCCTCTACGCCGACGGCTACCGGGGCCGCGCCCGCATGATCGTCGACCTGGACCGCGAGATCCTCCTCGGCGTCACCTTCGTCGGCCCCGGAGTGGGCGAACTCATCCACTCGGCGACGATGGCGATCGCGGGCGAGATCCCCCTCAGCCGCCTGTGGCACGCGGTCCCCGCGTACCCGACGATCAGCGAGGTGTGGCTGCGGCTCCTGGAGACGTACAGGGGCTGA
- the egtA gene encoding ergothioneine biosynthesis glutamate--cysteine ligase EgtA, translating into MPEGDCRKHRTAGRTTARDTVSEAEVEALVQGICFKTGPPRTIGVELEWLVHEPGLPHLPVPVARLEAAYAALRALPLHSSVTVEPGGQLELSSLPADSLTECISAMQADLDVVRDALRPHRLTLSGVGADPWRPPSRILREPRYDALESCLDRGGPAGRRMMCSTASVQICLDAGYEEPGPLGYARRWRLAHLLGPVLVAAFANSPLQDGRPTGWRSTRQAVWAGIEPGRSGAPPLDGEPRETWTRHALDAPVMCVRREPGEGPWSVPEGMSFRAWARTGASRRPTREDLVYHLTTLFPPVRPRGHLELRMVDAQPGEDGWIVPLAVTSALFDDPEAAETAYRAVKPLAERYGPPGATAAPHNPLWLDAARHGLADPELREAATACFAVAVDALPRLGADASVRDAVATYAAQYVAHGRCPADDLLDAVRDDLTPHDTPGKDVRR; encoded by the coding sequence ATGCCTGAGGGAGACTGTAGGAAACACCGGACGGCGGGCCGCACAACGGCGCGTGACACGGTGTCCGAAGCCGAAGTGGAAGCCCTGGTCCAGGGCATCTGCTTCAAGACGGGGCCACCCCGCACCATCGGGGTCGAACTGGAATGGCTCGTCCACGAACCGGGCCTGCCCCACCTGCCCGTACCCGTCGCCCGCCTCGAAGCGGCCTACGCCGCACTGCGGGCCCTGCCCCTGCACTCGTCCGTCACCGTCGAACCCGGCGGCCAGCTGGAGCTCAGCTCGCTGCCCGCCGACTCGCTGACGGAGTGCATCTCGGCCATGCAGGCCGATCTCGACGTCGTACGCGACGCGTTACGTCCCCACCGCCTCACCCTCAGCGGGGTCGGCGCCGACCCGTGGCGCCCGCCGTCGCGGATCCTGCGCGAGCCCCGCTACGACGCGCTGGAGTCGTGCCTCGACCGGGGCGGCCCCGCCGGACGCCGCATGATGTGCTCGACGGCGTCCGTGCAGATCTGCCTCGACGCCGGATACGAGGAGCCGGGCCCGCTCGGCTACGCGCGCCGCTGGCGTCTGGCGCATCTGCTCGGCCCGGTCCTGGTCGCCGCGTTCGCCAACTCACCGCTGCAGGACGGCCGCCCCACCGGCTGGCGTTCCACCCGGCAGGCCGTGTGGGCGGGCATCGAACCCGGCAGGTCCGGCGCCCCGCCGCTGGACGGGGAGCCGCGCGAGACCTGGACCAGACACGCTCTGGACGCGCCCGTCATGTGCGTCAGGAGAGAGCCCGGCGAAGGTCCGTGGAGCGTTCCGGAAGGGATGAGCTTCCGGGCGTGGGCCCGTACCGGCGCGTCCCGCAGACCCACCCGGGAGGACCTCGTCTACCACCTGACCACGCTGTTCCCTCCGGTGCGCCCGCGCGGCCACCTGGAGCTGCGCATGGTCGACGCCCAGCCCGGCGAGGACGGCTGGATCGTGCCGCTCGCCGTGACGAGCGCCCTGTTCGACGATCCCGAGGCGGCCGAGACCGCCTACCGCGCCGTGAAACCGCTCGCCGAGCGGTACGGGCCGCCGGGCGCGACCGCCGCGCCGCACAATCCGCTCTGGCTGGACGCGGCACGCCACGGCCTCGCCGACCCCGAACTGCGCGAGGCCGCGACCGCGTGCTTCGCCGTCGCCGTCGACGCGCTGCCCCGGCTCGGCGCCGACGCGTCCGTGCGGGACGCCGTGGCGACGTACGCCGCGCAGTACGTCGCGCACGGCCGCTGCCCCGCCGACGACCTCCTCGACGCGGTGCGCGACGACCTCACCCCCCACGACACACCTGGGAAGGATGTCCGCCGATGA